The Streptomyces halobius genomic interval TGACGGTACCTGCAGAAGAAGCGCCGGCTAACTACGTGCCAGCAGCCGCGGTAATACGTAGGGCGCAAGCGTTGTCCGGAATTATTGGGCGTAAAGAGCTCGTAGGCGGCTTGTCGCGTCGGATGTGAAAGCCCGGGGCTTAACTCCGGGTCTGCATTCGATACGGGCAGGCTAGAGTTCGGTAGGGGAGATCGGAATTCCTGGTGTAGCGGTGAAATGCGCAGATATCAGGAGGAACACCGGTGGCGAAGGCGGATCTCTGGGCCGATACTGACGCTGAGGAGCGAAAGCGTGGGGAGCGAACAGGATTAGATACCCTGGTAGTCCACGCCGTAAACGTTGGGAACTAGGTGTGGGCGACATTCCACGTCGTCCGTGCCGCAGCTAACGCATTAAGTTCCCCGCCTGGGGAGTACGGCCGCAAGGCTAAAACTCAAAGGAATTGACGGGGGCCCGCACAAGCAGCGGAGCATGTGGCTTAATTCGACGCAACGCGAAGAACCTTACCAAGGCTTGACATACACCGGAAAACCCTGGAGACAGGGTCCCCCTTGTGGTCGGTGTACAGGTGGTGCATGGCTGTCGTCAGCTCGTGTCGTGAGATGTTGGGTTAAGTCCCGCAACGAGCGCAACCCTTGTTCTGTGTTGCCAGCATGCCTTTCGGGGTGATGGGGACTCACAGGAGACTGCCGGGGTCAACTCGGAGGAAGGTGGGGACGACGTCAAGTCATCATGCCCCTTATGTCTTGGGCTGCACACGTGCTACAATGGCCGGTACAATGAGCTGCGATGCCGTGAGGTGGAGCGAATCTCAAAAAGCCGGTCTCAGTTCGGATTGGGGTCTGCAACTCGACCCCATGAAGTCGGAGTTGCTAGTAATCGCAGATCAGCATTGCTGCGGTGAATACGTTCCCGGGCCTTGTACACACCGCCCGTCACGTCACGAAAGTCGGTAACACCCGAAGCCGGTGGCCCAACCCCTTGTGGGAGGGAATCGTCGAAGGTGGGACTGGCGATTGGGACGAAGTCGTAACAAGGTAGCCGTACCGGAAGGTGCGGCTGGATCACCTCCTTTCTAAGGAGCATCTAGGCAGCCGGAAGGTTGTCCAGGGCCATAACGCAGGCGAGTGTTCTGCGGTGGTTGCTCATGGGTGGAACGTTGACTATTCGGCGCACTTGGTTGGTTGTCACTAGTACTGCTTCGGCGTGGAACGTGGGGATTGATGAGGTGGGTCGGGCACGCTGTTGGGTGTCTGAGGGTGCGGACTTGATGTCTGGCCTTCGGGATGCCGGCCCCAGTGAACTCGTCTTGTGTGGCGGGGTGGTGGGTGGCTGGTCGTTGCTTGAGAACTGCACAGTGGACGCGAGCATCTGTGGCCAAGTTTTTAAGGGCGCACGGTGGATGCCTTGGTACCAGGAACCGATGAAGGACGTGGGAGGCCGCGATAGGCCCCGGGGAGCTGTCAACCGAGCTGTGATCCGGGGGTGTCCGAATGGGGAAACCCGGCAGTCGTCATGGGCTGTCACCCGCTGCTGAACACATAGGCAGTGTGGAGGGAACGCGGGGAAGTGAAACATCTCAGTACCCGCAGGAAGAGAAAACAATTGTGATTCCGGGAGTAGTGGCGAGCGAAACCGGATGAGGCCAAACCATGTGCGTGTGATACCCGGCAGGGGTTGCGCATGTGGGGTTGTGGGAGTTTTCTTGATCGGTCTGCCGGCCGGTCGGCGAGTCAGAAACCGTATGGGTAGGCGAAGGACATGCGAAAGGTCCGGCGTAGAGGGTAAGACCCCCGTAGCTGAAATCTGTACGGCTCGTTTGAGAATCACCCAAGTAGCACGGGGCCCGTGAAATCCCGTGTGAATCTGGCGGGACCACCCGTTAAGCCTAAATATTCCCTGGTGACCGATAGCGGATAGTACCGTGAGGGAATGGTGAAAAGTACCGCGGGAGCGGAGTGAAATAGTACCTGAAACCGTGTGCCTACAAGCCGTGGGAGCGTCGCACAGGGACTTGTTCCTTGTGTCGTGACTGCGTGCCTTTTGAAGAATGAGCCTGCGAGTTTGCGGTATGTTGCGAGGTTAACCCGTGTGGGGGAGCCGTAGCGAAAGCGAGTCCTAAGAGGGCGTTGAGTAGCGTGCCCAAGACCCGAAGCGGAGTGATCTAGCCATGGGCAGGCTGAAGCGCGGGTAAGACCGTGTGGAGGGCCGAACCCACCAGGGTTGAAAACCTGGGGGATGACCTGTGGTTAGGGGTGAAAGGCCAATCAAACTCCGTGATAGCTGGTTCTCCCCGAAATGCATTTAGGTGCAGCGTCGTGTGTTTCTTGCCGGAGGTAGAGCACTGGATAGGCGATGGGCCCTACCGGGTTACTGACCTTAGCCAAACTCCGAATGCCGGTAAGTGAGAGCGCGGCAGTGAGACTGTGGGGGATAAGCTCCATGGTCGAGAGGGAAACAGCCCAGAGCATCGACTAAGGCCCCTAAGCGTGTGCTAAGTGGGAAAGGATGTGGAGTCGCAGAGACAACCAGGAGGTTGGCTTAGAAGCAGCCATCCTTGAAAGAGTGCGTAATAGCTCACTGGTCAAGTGATTCCGCGCCGACAATGTAGCGGGGCTCAAGTACACCGCCGAAGTCGTGTCATTCATACAGGAGCCCTAACGGGTGTGTGGATGGGTAGGGGAGCGTCGTGTGCCGGGTGAAGCAGCCGTGGAAGCGAGTTGTGGACGGTTCGCGAGTGAGAATGCAGGCATGAGTAGCGATACAAGAGTGGGAAACTCTTGCGCCGATTGACTAAGGGTTCCTGGGTCAAGCTGATCTGCCCAGGGTAAGTCGGGACCTAAGGCGAGGCCGACAGGCGTAGTCGATGGATAACCGGTTGATATTCCGGTACCCGCTATGAAGCGTCAGCGCTGAGGCTGGTGATGCTAAGCCCGTGAAGCCGCCGTGGATCCTTCGGGTGAAGCGGAGTGGTGGAGCCGGTGAACCGAGCCAGTAGTAGGTGAGTGATGGGGTGACGCAGGAAGGTAGTCCATCCCGGGCGGTGGTTGTCCCGGGGTAAGGGTGTAGGTCGTGTGGTAGGTAAATCCGCTGCACATTTATGGCTGAGACCTGATGCCGAGCCGATTGTGGTGAAGTGGATGATCCTATGCTGTCGAGAAAAGCCTCTAGCGAGTTTTGTGGCGGCCCGTACCCTAAACCGACTCAGGTGGTCAGGTAGAGAATACCGAGGCGTTCGGGTGAACTATGGTTAAGGAACTCGGCAAAATGCCCCCGTAACTTCGGGAGAAGGGGGGCCATTTCTGGTGATGAGTTTTGCGCTCTGAGCTGGGGGTGGCCGCAGAGACCAGCGAGAAGCGACTGTTTACTAAAAACACAGGTCCGTGCGAAGCCGTAAGGCGATGTATACGGACTGACGCCTGCCCGGTGCTGGAACGTTAAGGGGACCGGTTAGTCAATCTTCGGGTTGGCGAAGCTGAGAACTTAAGCGCCAGTAAACGGCGGTGGTAACTATAACCATCCTAAGGTAGCGAAATTCCTTGTCGGGTAAGTTCCGACCTGCACGAATGGCGTAACGACTTCTCGACTGTCTCAACCATAGGCCCGGTGAAATTGCATTACGAGTAAAGATGCTCGTTTCGCGCAGCAGGACGGAAAGACCCCGGGACCTTTACTATAGCTTGATATTGGTGTTCGGTTCGGCTTGTGTAGGATAGGTGGGAGACTGTGATCTCTGGACGCCAGTTCAGGGGGAGTCATTGTTGAAATACCACTCTGGTCGTGCTGGATGTCTAACCTGGGTCCGTGATCCGGATCAGGGACAGTGTCTGGTGGGTAGTTTAACTGGGGCGGTTGCCTCCTAAAGGGTAACGGAGGCGCCCAAAGGTTCCCTCAGCCTGGTTGGTAATCAGGTGTTGAGTGTAAGTGCACAAGGGAGCTTGACTGTGAGACTGACGGGTCGAGCAGGTACGAAAGTAGGGACTAGTGATCCGGCGGTGGCTTGTGGAAGCGCCGTCGCTCAACGGATAAAAGGTACCCCGGGGATAACAGGCTGATCTTCCCCAAGAGTCCATATCGACGGGATGGTTTGGCACCTCGATGTCGGCTCGTCGCATCCTGGGGCTGGAGTCGGTCCCAAGGGTTGGGCTGTTCGCCCATTAAAGCGGTACGCGAGCTGGGTTTAGAACGTCGTGAGACAGTTCGGTCCCTATCCGCTGTGCGCGTAGGAGTCTTGAGAAGGGCTGTCCCTAGTACGAGAGGACCGGGACGGACGAACCTCTGGTGTGCCAGTTGTTCTGCCAAGGGCATGGCTGGTTGGCTACGTTCGGGAGGGATAACCGCTGAAAGCATCTAAGCGGGAAGCCTGCTTCGAGATGAGGGCTCCCACCCACTTGATGGGTTAAGGCTCCCAGTAGATGACTGGGTTGATAGGCCAGATATGGAAGCATCGTAAGGTGTGGAGTTGACTGGTACTAATAGGCCGAGGGCTTGTCCTCAGTTGCTCGCGTCCACTGTGTTGGTTCTGAAGTAATGAACTCGCCGTTGCCGGCTGGAGTTGTTATTTTCATAGTGTTTCGGTGGTTATTGCGTTAGGGAAACGCCCGGTTACATTTCGAACCCGGAAGCTAAGCCTTTCAGCGCCGATGGTACTGCAGGGGGGACCCTGTGGGAGAGTAGGACGCCGCCGAACTATTTTTGGGCTCCGGTTCCTGAATCCTTTGTGGTTCAGGAACCGGAGCTTTTTTGCGTTCGCGGACAGAAGCGGCTCGGTACGCTCGGTGGCATGCGCTATGATCTGATCATTTTCGATAACGATGGTGTCCTGGTGGACAGCGAACCGATCTCCAATCGGATCCTCGCGGACTACCTCACTGAGTTGGGCCACCCGACCACGTACGAGGATTCGATCCGTGACTACATGGGCTCCGCGATGCACCGGATCCACGAAATCGTCATGGAGCGGTCGGGCCAGCGGTTGCCGGACGACTTTGACGACGGCTTCCATGCCCGGGTTTTCGAGGCGTTCCACCGGCAACTGGAGCCGGTGCCGGGTGTGGTCGGGGTGCTGGAGAAGCTGGCCGGGGACGCAGTGCCGTATTGCGTCGCTTCGTCGGGGACCCATGAGCGGATCCGGGTGGCGCTGAGTAAGACCGGGCTGTTGGAGAAGTTCGGGTTGGAGAAATTCGGGGCGGAAGGCGTCCATGGCGGAGGGGATAATCGCATCTTCTCGTCGCAGGATGTGGGGCGTGGGAAGCCGGCGCCGGATCTGTTTCTGCATGCGGCGGAACAGATGGGGGTGTCGCCCGAGCGGTGTGCTGTTGTTGAGGACAGCCCGCTTGGTGTGCAGGGTGCACTGGACGCGGGGATGGATGTCTATGGGTTCACGGCGATGACACCGGCGGCGAAGCTGGCCGGGGCCGTCGCGCACTTCTCCGACATGACGGAACTGCCGCAGCTGCTGGCGTGATTGGTGGGTGGGCGTCGTGGGTACCTCGCCGGTCCGGGCGGGTCCGGGCTGGCATCTGTCGTTGGCGGTCTCCGGCGGTACGCATGGTCCATCGCGGGGCAATGCTCGTCCCGATGGCCCTGGTGCTGGTGATGCTCCTGTATGCCCGTTCGTTCGGCCGCCGTAGGCCGGATACGGTGACGACCATGAGCGGCCGCGCACAACTGATGTGGGACGAGGCAGTAACGGGCTATGACTTCGGGCCCGGTCATCCGATGGATCCGGTCCGCCTCGCGCTGACCATGCGTCTGGTGGAGGCGTACGGGCTCGACCGCGGGCCCCTGGAAGTGGTCGCGGCCAAGCCGGCCGGCGATTCCACGCTGCGGTTGGTGCACCGCGAGGACTACATCGGGGCGGTCCGTGCCGCTTCGGCGGACCCGGACTCGGCGGACACCTCGTACGGTCTGGGCACAGCGGATGATCCGGCGTTTTCGGGTATGCATGAGGCATCGGCGCTGATCGCCGGGCAGTCGGTCGGGGCGGCCGAGGCTGTCTGGCGCGGGGACGCGCAGCATGCGGTGAACTTCACCGGCGGGCTGCATCACGCGATGCCGGGCGGCGCGTCCGGATTCTGCATCTACAACGACGCTTCGCTGGCGATCGCCCGGCTGCTGGAGCTGGGCGCCGAGCGGGTCGCGTATGTGGATGTGGATGTGCACCACGGCGATGGGGTGCAGGCGGCGTTCTGGGAGGACCCACGGGTCCTGACGATCTCGCTGCACGAGCATCCGCGTACGCTCTTCCCGCAGACCGGATGGCCGGAGGAGAGCGGCGGCGACGGCGCGGAGGGCAGCGTGGCGAATGTGGCGCTGCCGGCCGGGACCGCTGACGAGGGGTGGCTGCGGGCGTTCCACGCGGTGGTGCCGGAGCTGCTCGGGGCGTTCCGGCCGCAGGTGGTCGTGACGCAGCACGGTGCGGACACCCACTTCGAGGACCCGCTCGCGCATCTGGCGGTGAGCGTCGACGCGCAGCGGATGGTGGCCGAGTCCTGTCACGATCTGGCGCATGAGCACGCGGACGGGCGGTGGGTGGCGCTCGGTGGCGGCGGCTATGCGGTGGTGGATGTGGTGCCGCGCAGCTGGACGCATCTGACGGCGATCGCGGCGGGTCGGCCCATCGATCCGACGACGATGGTGCCGGAGGCGTGGCGGCACGAAGTGTTCCGCAGGACCCGGCAGTTGGGGCCGCAGCGGATGACCGATGGGCGTACCCCGACCTGGCGGGATTTCGCCGATGGCGGCTACGACCCGGCCGACCGGCTGGACCAGGCGGTACTGGCCACCCGCCGGGCGGTGTTTCCGGCGCATGGGCTGTTGCCGTAGGGGACGCGGTTGGGGCGAGGGGTATTTCCCGCCTGTCGCCACGTCAGCGAAAGGACGCTGCTCAGTGTGACGTGCTCAGTGTGGACACCCCCCCAGGATGGCGATGACCACCTACGGAGCTGCTCCTACGGCACCGCCCGCATGGCACAGGCAGCACGACACCGCCCCGCATGGCACAGCCAACACGGCGCGGGCTCAGCAGGCACCGCCCGGTACGACGTAGCTCATACGGCACCGCCTGCACGGGCCATGGACCACGCACCTTTGCGCCTTTCAGCACAGCATCCCTCAGCACACCACTCCCCAGCTCACCCCCACCCCAGATATCCCACCCCAGACGCCCCACCTCAGAAACGCACCGCCCGGGCATGCTCACCCCCACACCCCCTGCCCCAGATGTGTGACTACCCATCGGTTAGGGCATCCGGTACCCGGCCAACGGGTCAGCATGATCAGCGTGTTGAGCACCAGGGCGCTGCGGGCGCACCTGATCGAGGCGCGGCTCGCGGGGACTATCGCGACCATGCGGGAGAAGAGCCTGGGGCGG includes:
- a CDS encoding HAD family hydrolase — protein: MRYDLIIFDNDGVLVDSEPISNRILADYLTELGHPTTYEDSIRDYMGSAMHRIHEIVMERSGQRLPDDFDDGFHARVFEAFHRQLEPVPGVVGVLEKLAGDAVPYCVASSGTHERIRVALSKTGLLEKFGLEKFGAEGVHGGGDNRIFSSQDVGRGKPAPDLFLHAAEQMGVSPERCAVVEDSPLGVQGALDAGMDVYGFTAMTPAAKLAGAVAHFSDMTELPQLLA
- a CDS encoding acetoin utilization protein AcuC, producing the protein MSGRAQLMWDEAVTGYDFGPGHPMDPVRLALTMRLVEAYGLDRGPLEVVAAKPAGDSTLRLVHREDYIGAVRAASADPDSADTSYGLGTADDPAFSGMHEASALIAGQSVGAAEAVWRGDAQHAVNFTGGLHHAMPGGASGFCIYNDASLAIARLLELGAERVAYVDVDVHHGDGVQAAFWEDPRVLTISLHEHPRTLFPQTGWPEESGGDGAEGSVANVALPAGTADEGWLRAFHAVVPELLGAFRPQVVVTQHGADTHFEDPLAHLAVSVDAQRMVAESCHDLAHEHADGRWVALGGGGYAVVDVVPRSWTHLTAIAAGRPIDPTTMVPEAWRHEVFRRTRQLGPQRMTDGRTPTWRDFADGGYDPADRLDQAVLATRRAVFPAHGLLP